One stretch of Papaver somniferum cultivar HN1 unplaced genomic scaffold, ASM357369v1 unplaced-scaffold_154, whole genome shotgun sequence DNA includes these proteins:
- the LOC113336802 gene encoding uncharacterized protein LOC113336802, with protein MQHQSLVLDSYFQSHLLFTNNKNHLSFQSRNLLIKKEPSKLPLHFNLTSSSQRKRSRTNAIVCARKRRGTIGLGKSGKTLIKSALRIATNLNFFPEPVNLIIREGLRSNGGNGGGFGGSWNGFRGGGGGGDGWRRKKMNLGLLKYLFGVCVLVLLLVFRKESQGLSDLGIFGILGLFLLSVLERDWKRGIKIWGFGFCSCAVLMSLGFNRGEDLQKWVKSFRVSSSPFMEFVTRRKRTWTRRRRAL; from the coding sequence atgcagCATCAAAGTTTAGTTCTTGATTCTTATTTTCAGTCACATCTTCTTTTCACTAACAATAAGAATCATCTTTCTTTTCAATCAAGAAATCTCCTGATCAAGAAAGAACCATCTAAATTACCTTTACATTTCAATCTCACATCGTCTTCTCAAAGGAAAAGATCGAGAACTAATGCAATTGTTTGTGCAAGGAAGAGAAGGGGAACAATTGGATTAGGTAAATCTGGGAAAACCCTAATAAAGTCTGCTTTACGAATTGCGACGAATCTGAATTTCTTTCCCGAACCAGTTAATTTGATCATCAGAGAAGGGCTAAGGAGTAATGGTGGTAATGGGGGAGGATTTGGTGGTTCTTGGAATGGGTTTAGAGGAGGAGGTGGAGGAGGTGATGGATGGAGAAGGAAGAAGATGAATTTAGGGCTTCTCAAGTATCTGTTTGGTGTTTGCGTTTTGGTGCTGTTATTGGTTTTTAGGAAAGAATCTCAAGGGTTGAGTGATTTAGGAATTTTTGGGATTTTAGGGTTGTTTTTGTTGAGTGTTCTTGAGAGAGATTGGAAGCGAGGgattaaaatttggggttttggATTCTGTTCTTGTGCTGTTTTGATGAGCTTGGGCTTCAACAGAGGAGAAGATTTGCAGAAATGGGTCaagagttttagggtttcttcttcaccattcatGGAGTTTGTAACCAGAAGAAAAAGGACAtggacaagaagaagaagagcattGTGA
- the LOC113336875 gene encoding protein trichome birefringence-like 10, whose protein sequence is MTERQRNQDPATTMAYLEVLKKLKRVKPIEPGILSCFLLTVFCFVSCFFYLDYYKLVVMKGFEFHQISKRFDWLGVSNETSAPVDFNGDVKRVRFYGEEGGGEDCDVFDGDWVWDESYPLYESTGCKFMDEGFRCSENGRQDKFYTKWRWQPKHCNLPRFDAKTMLEKLRNKRVVFVGDSIGRNQWESLLCMLSMAISDKSSIYEVNGSPITKHNGYLVFMFKDYNCTVEYYRSPFLVPQTRAPVGAPKEVKMTLKLDHMDWTSVQWRDADVLIFNTGHWWNHEKTIRGGCYFQVGKKLRMNMTVEQAYERSIETLVHWLGTEVNTSKTQVFYRTYAPVHFRGGDWKTGGSCHLETLPELASTPSRLSPQFHIVSNVFVNHANEPQMSALSLLNVTEMSTRRKDGHSSVYYIGTGGPAPLHRQDCSHWCLPGVPDVWNELLYAVYLNRVSTSPHNFHNHTRLMGK, encoded by the exons ATGACTGAGAGGCAAAGAAATCAAGACCCAGCAACAACAATGGCATACTTGGAAGTGCTGAAGAAGTTAAAACGTGTAAAACCCATTGAACCAGGGATCTTGAGTTGTTTTTTGTTGACAGTTTTTTGTTtcgtttcttgttttttttacttGGATTATTACAAACTTGTTGTGATGAAAGGGTTTGAGTTTCATCAGATTTCGAAGAGATTTGATTGGTTAGGAGTTAGTAATGAAACTTCTGCTCCTGTTGATTTCAATGGTGATGTTAAAAGAGTTAGATTTTATGgtgaagaaggaggaggagaagattgTGATGTGTTTGATGGTGATTGGGTATGGGATGAATCGTATCCATTGTATGAGTCTACAGGTTGTAAGTTTATGGATGAAGGGTTTCGTTGTTCTGAAAATGGTAGACAAGATAAGTTCTATACTAAATGGAGATGGCAACCTAAACATTGCAACTTACCCAG ATTTGATGCAAAGACAATGTTGGAAAAGCTGAGGAACAAAAGAGTAGTCTTTGTTGGCGATTCAATTGGTAGAAATCAATGGGAATCACTTCTTTGTATGCTGTCAATGGCGATTTCTGACAAGAGTTCAATTTATGAAGTGAATGGAAGTCCGATTACTAAACACAATGGGTATTTGGTGTTTATGTTTAAGGATTATAATTGCACTGTGGAGTACTATAGATCTCCATTTTTAGTGCCTCAGACACGGGCGCCGGTTGGGGCTCCCAAAGAGGTGAAAATGACACTCAAATTGGATCATATGGATTGGACTTCTGTGCAATGGAGGGATGCAGATGTGTTGATTTTTAATACTGGGCACTGGTGGAACCATGAAAAAACCATAAGAGG GGGATGCTATTTCCAAGTAGGGAAAAAGTTGAGGATGAATATGACTGTTGAACAAGCATATGAAAGGTCGATTGAGACGTTGGTCCACTGGCTTGGTACAGAAGTGAATACAAGCAAGACCCAGGTCTTCTATCGCACCTATGCACCCGTCCATTTCAG AGGCGGGGACTGGAAAACTGGAGGAAGCTGTCACTTGGAGACACTACCTGAATTAGCTTCAACTCCATCTCGACTGAGTCCCCAATTTCACATAGTCAGTAATGTATTTGTAAATCATGCAAATGAGCCTCAAATGTCTGCACTGAGCCTGCTGAACGTTACAGAAATGAGTACGAGGAGGAAAGATGGGCATTCATCTGTGTACTATATCGGAACTGGTGGTCCTGCTCCTCTTCACAGGCAGGATTGCAGCCACTGGTGCCTGCCTGGTGTTCCCGATGTATGGAATGAACTCCTTTATGCAGTCTACCTGAACAGAGTATCTACTTCTCCGCATAATTTTCATAACCACACAAGACTCATGGGGAAATAG